The genomic region ACCTGCAGCACATACTGAGCGACGTAAGTTGAGCCAGGGTCTGTGGAATCTGCATTAATGACATATGAGTTTAACACAGTCAGTCTGTATGGACGAGCATATTAACAGttcactcagtgtgtgtgtgtgtgtgtgtgtggctgaacTGTGCCAGCTTCACAGTTCTGATGGAGACTTCCTGTTTCTCATTTTTCCACTACATTCTTGAGCGATAAGCTcatgccaacacacacacacacacacacacacacacacggctggTACACACTCTAAAATAATCCACACTATGTCATGTTTGCACTGGCAGATTTcttgtctgtctctgcttctTTATTGCGCACTCGCTGTCTCTTTCACATCCCCACACGTTTGCCTGATTTTCTCCTCGTCCACATGACATGATGTCACCTTTCCGCGCTCTGTGCTTACACAGTGTGGAAGGCTCGGGTTGGAGGAAGTGCTTCAACTTGTAACCGTCACACTAAGGTGGCTGAAACTTTAACCGAAAGAGGGGAAAAGATTCAGGGTGATTTAAAACTAATGCAGCCGAAATCCACTCCCACTTCTCTTTATTCCCTGAACACTCAGTCCATGAAGGATTAAGGATGACACTCTTCTTATTGTTAACAACtgccataaaaagaccaaaacCAACAATGAACCGTTTCTACAAACATGCCTGGTTATCTTAACCCTGTCATACTTTATTTTACAGCACCAATATTTTTTAGAAACTACTAAAAGTGAGACAAACCATGGGCCCTGTCGTTCCTCTGACTCAATCCCACACACACAATCCTGCATTTATCTGACTTTAAATAGTTCCCAAGAACACATAATTTACTCTGATTTATTgtcaataagaaaaataaagactcACACAAGCCTTTACCACCAGTGCCTTATGCCAATGCCAACTAAaagtcttaaaaaataaaatttaccaAGTGTGGACAAACTAATGTCACTCCATGGAGAGCTCCACATTCCCACAATGAGCTTTCTTTGGCTGCAGCACTGCCCTCAACTCTGCCTTTAGCCGTGACTGCGTGACACAGCCTAATTTTTCCGTGGTGATCTGACTGAGTTTCGTATTGGCCGCTTTAGCTGGAAGAAAACGATGTGTatgtgctgcagtgttgttacACAGTGCTATTTATTGCTGGAAAACAAAGTAAAGACGTGCAGCAACAGTGTACTCGGAGCTGCCTGATGTCAGTTACACCTCATTTGTTTTAGTCCTGGCTTCCTGTCAGCCGTTGTTTAGCTCCCATCAGATAACAATTTCACGGTGCTCATAGCCAAGCATCAATACTGCCTTCTATGCGGTTACTGAGCAGAGTTCTGTGTCTTTGCAAAGTTCGACTCTGCAGGTGAAAGCAAAAATGAGAAACGGAGCAGGATTGAGAGCACTGGAAATCTTAGCTGAATCCTTATTAGTTTGGGAAGAGAAGGAattaaaatgtcaagaagcgTGGAGGGAAAACAGGAGGTAACAGGTAAATGCCAGACCTCGCCTTTATCTGACAGGACTTGCTTTCTTCCAGTGGAGACGGATGAGTAACCTCTTCACACCCAGTCACCAAATAAACCAGACAGCTGCTGGTTGCTCCATTGAGTAATGATTGAGGCGGCCACCGAGGGGAAGATATATGTCCAGCTCCACAGTTCGGAGCTTTATTGTCTGTTAAGGAGATGAGACCACAAAGAAGTTATTTAATCAACTTTATTAACCACAGCACCTTTAACCTCTGCCTCATACGTCTGTCAAAAAGACTGGATATTAAATTAAAATCGGGTTTCCTTCCAGActttgtgaaaatgttcatctgCTTGTATTTGAGACTTTGAATTATGCCATAAAAATGTGCTTTCATGAGCATTCCCAGtctgaggaaaacaaaaagacttTTTTGAATCTGGCGACAAGGCAGGGAAACTTCTGGCTTATCAAGCCCGTGCCGAAGCAACCTCTAAGCTAATCCCAAAGGTCAAGTCTGCTGCTGGTGACATAATATCGGACCCAGAGGGAATTAATGAAGTATTTGTAAGTTTCTATTCCAATCTGTACACCTCAAGTTCTCCCCCTCTATCAGAAGAAACTCtccaaaatatacattttccaaGAATAGATAGAGATCTGACGAAAGGATTAGGGGGACCTATCACTGTAGTAGAGGTACAAGACGCCATTAAATCCTTAAACACAGGTAAATCGCCGGGCCCTGACGGTTACTCTGCAGAATACTATAAAGTCAATTCTGATCTTATGGCACCGTTGTTGAAAGATATGTATAATGAAGCCTTTTCAAAATGTCAATTACCCAAGACTTTGTCCGAAGCTactatttgtttaattttgaaaaagGATAAGGATCCTTTGTTGTGCAGTAGTTACAgaccaatttctcttttaaatattgattttaaaatactaTCTAAAATCCTCGCACTTAGGCTACAACGTGCTCTGTCACAAATTATCGCCTTTGACCAGACGGGGTTTATGGCCGGCAGGCACTCATATGACAATTCAAGACGCCTCTTGAATATTATCCATACATCGTGCAACTCAATTCCAGAGGTTGTGGTATCTCTTGACGCGGAGAAAGCTTTCGACCGCGTCGAGTGGAGCTTCCTCTATAAGGTGATGGATAGGTTTGGCTTGGGGCTGACTTTATTCTCTGGGTTAAGCTACTATATTCCTCGCCATCCGCCTGTATTCGTACTAACAACAACTTGTCTTTGCCTTTTCCACTTGAGAGGGGCACTAGGCAAGGGTGCCCTCTCTCACCCCTCCTATTCGCCATTGCTATCGAGCCTCTTGCAATATGGCTGCGTTCAGAGGATAGATTTAAAGGCATTACAAGGTTCGGTGTGACTCACAAACTCTCCCTTTATGCAGATGACTTGCTCCTGTACATTTCTGACCCTCTAAACTCATTCCCGGTGCTTTTTGACATACTGGACCAATATGGTACACTGTCAGGATATAAGGTCAATTATCAAAAAAGTGAGTTGCAACCCCTTAATTCCCTGGCCAGAGCTCTTCCCCACTCAATAGTGCCTTTCAAGTGGACAGAAACCGGATTTAGATATTTGGgggtttttatttcctcttctaTACATAAAATGATGAGGGAGAATTTTCTATCCCTACTagaaaatgttgggaaagattGTGACCGTTGGACTTCTCTACCATTGTCAGTGGCAGGGAGACTTAACCTGATAAGGATGAGTGTCCTCCCAAAATTCTTGTATCTTTTTCAACATGTCCCGATTTTTCTTACCAAGGCATTTTTTGACAAGTTAGAAAAGATTCTGTTACATTTCATATGGGGAGGGAAACAAGCTAGAATTTGCAAGTCTATTCTTCAGTCCTCTAAAAGTGATGGTGGTCTTGGTTTGCCCAATTTTAGACACTACTATTGGGCAGCTAACATACAAAAACTTTTACAATGGGTTCATAACGACCCCCCTGTAACAGCCTGGGTACAAATGGAAACTGCATCTAGCTGTTACTCATTATCATCAATACTCAGCTCACCACTCCCTTTTTCTCCAACCCTTGTTGGGGATAATCTAATAGCTAAGGAAACAGTAACTATTTGGCGACAGTTCAGAAAATACTTCGGGCTACTTGGACCGTCTTTGCTAACACCTTTATcaaaaaattttaattttgcacCTTCAAACACTGATGCGGCCTTTAGTAGTTGGAAAGATAACGGACTTAGGACTGTTAAGGACTTGTATAGTCAGGACACCTTTCTATCTTTTGCTGACCTATCGTCCAAATACGACCTGCCTAACTCCAACTTTTTTCGCTATCTTCAGGCTAGAAATTTTGTAAAAACGCAGTTTCCTCACTTTCCCAATCGGCCTCCAGAAACAAATCTGGATATCATCCTGCAGACGAACCCTCATCAAAACAGACTGATATCAGCCTTGTATAAAATACTAGATGCTTTGGTCCCCAAATCCATTTCTCATATTAAGTTGAGATGGGAGGAGGAGCTTCAGACAACCCTGCCAGAACAGCAATGGGATCGTGCTTTGAAATTGATTCACTCGTCTTCAATTTGTGCTCGTCATGCTTTGATTCAGTGTAAGGTGGTCTATAAAGTACACTATACAAACGCAAAATTATCTAAAATCTATCCAACCATCAGTGATGCCTGTAGCAGATGTGGACTATCGCCTGCCAACCATGTCCACATGTTTTGGTCATGTTCGAAACTAAGTGCATTTTGGAGGAATATATTCGACACACTTAGCCAAGCATATGGCCAGACTGTCCTTCCTAACCCACTCTCTGCAATTTTTGGCATTCCTCCTGACTTGAACTTATCTGGTCCCCTCAAACAGGCCCTAGCCTTTACCACTTTACTGGCCCGGAGGCTTATTCTGTTGAAGTGGAAGCTTCCCCACCCCCCAACTCATGACCATTGGGTGAGAGATGTACTCTTTAACTTAAAGCTGGAAAAACTTAGATTCTCTCTAAAAGGTTCTATTAGGGAATTTAATAAAATCTGGAAATCATTTCTCTTGCTGGTCGACACTATTACTTTACTTCCTGAGTCTGCAGTGAACTGAGCGAAGCTACattataatgtttttgtttttttttttgtttttttttataccttatctatttgtttttccttttgttttgcttggtcctttctctgttatttgttttttctgtttttgttttgtttgtttttgtttgtctgtttggttacggggaggggggaggagttgtggttgttgttgttttttggggggttatgCTTGTTATGTATTGTGTTGAAGTTCTAAATCACTTGCAAACAAACGAgctgaaacacattaaaaatcattttgatCAGTTTCGATTATGTCTCACTGACACTAGCAGCTCATCCAGATCCATCGCAGTTCAGCGGGTATTCTAATGTGTGAAGTTCACAAAGAAAGCGTTTAGTTTGCTTGTCATTGCTTAGATTTATTGCACAAAATAATGACTTCTTAATAGATTCTAATTTTCAAGAAGGCTCGCAAACCGTTCTATCCACGACAAGTTCATCCAGAACACCACCCAATCAAAGTGCTCCAGCATTCACTGCGTCCATAAAAGGCATGAGCATCATCGTTTCACAGGATACACAGTGACGACACCATATTTCAAGCTGTCGCATCGTTTTGTATCTTCTGATGTTTGATCTTCATCAGCAGTAAGAATCTGATGGGTGGTTTCAGTTCAACTTCGTTCACTACACCAGGAGCAAAATTAGGTGTAACTGAATAATTCAAAGCATGAGAGTTATGTTttgaaatgaaaagagaaaaagaaaatgacaaatgttaTCTTGAACATATTTGGGTGAAGACCCATCGTATATGAGTTTGATTAAATTCTGGTTCTCGTCAGTTGCGGATGGACGACGGGCGCTTCACCATGGCACGAGCTGATGAGTCTGCCAGATGAGCTAAAGAACAGATGTTTGAATGAAAAGGTCAAGTTATTCAAAAGTGGTATTTTAGCCATGATGAAAGTGTGGCCTCTGTGGAAGTGAAATGATAGTCTATACTATTTTTGCACAGACTCTCGAGGTCCTACGGGATGATCgttttttatgattttgtaTGAGATGTCTGCTGATGGCTTTGTTAACCATTCCCTTTGGCACCATCGTTGGGCAAAAACGTCACTTTTTCCTGTATAACCACTAATTTAGCTGTGTTTAGAGACATTTAGCAAAACATGTTAGTGTTATACTCGCTAAACATCAGCATGTTACCATGGTAACATTACTGTTGAGCTAAAAGCACTATTGTAATTAAGTAGAATGTTTAAAAAACTGCTCATTTTATCccaatttgaaatgttttcaagTTGCAAACAGTTTTTCTTGTGATGGCCACTACACACTCAATAATGCctattcagccaatcacatggcagcaacttaatGCACTTacgcatgtagacatggtcaagatgacccggtgaagttcaaaccgagcatTAGAGTGaggaagaaatttattttggtgactttgttgttgctgcctgaCAGGCTtgtttgagtatttcagaaactgctgatctactaggattttcccacacagccatctctagggtttacagagaatgatctgaGAAACCGAAAATATTAattgagcagcagttctctggggtAAAATGTTAATGTCAAAGGTCAGACGAGAAGGTCCAGACAGCTCCAAGCCGATAAGAAGGCAACACAACTCGTTACAACAAAGGTATGCAGACGAGCATGTCTGAGTGCACAACACCTCAAACCTCGAAGTAGATGGAATACAGTAGCAGGTCACACAGGGTGATACTCCTGtaagctaagaacaggaaacgaAGACTATAATTTACACAGGCCTGCCAAATTTGGACAATATAAGACCAGAAAAGTGTTGTCTTGATTCCTGCTGAACATGCCCTACAAAGGGCAAAGATCAGCAATTGCCAGACCCAGGCCCAGCCATACACACATGTGCGCACACCACTCATTTATGGTGGTGTCAGCCCCCCGAGATGTCAGCGAGCAGATGCCTCCCCGAACTAGTACCGAACCGAACGGGGTCCAACCTAGTACTAGCAAGAGGCACATAATAAAGTGACTAGTAACTGTACATATAACAGTTGCACAACAGTTAAATGACCTTTACATTTGATGCACTACAGAAATGGCTGGTGGACAGACTGGGAAAGGAGTTTCCTAAAATGAGAACTTCCTCGTGAATGTGTGCCGACATGTCGCTCCATACAGGAGGTGAACACTATAGTTTGTGGTTTCTAAGGGAGTGGTTCATTTAAGaagtggagtgtgtgtgtgtctgtgtgtgttgtcatAAGGATGTCAGCGTTCCTGATCTCACCACATTAGTCATGCCAGGCATTCCTTCATGCGTTCACCACACTGTGcagacacacatggacacacacacttgtCTCACAGCAGTTTGTGAGAATTCCTCGTGGTCAGGCAGCATGAACCTGATGTGGGAAATAAGTGAGTGAACAGACTGTAGAGATCGCTCCTCTTCCATATTTCCGTGCCTTTGTGtagctgtgatttaaaaaaaatacatttttaaccaacatgttgtttattatttacCGTCTGAACTTCTGGCCCTGTAATCACAGCTCTGTGATCAGATTTATGTTGGTCAACGTGGTGATTTTGGTTCTATGTTTAGGGCGTTTATGTGTCCTGTATTTTAGGGAGAGTGAATTCTGGATTCTGTAGTGTGAGAAATCAAGTGTGCCAACGTTTGCGGTGCTGCTCGTCAGCATGATTAAACAAGAACTAGCAAACAGAATTTCAGAAAGCTTGGTGCAGATATGACGCACGGGCAAATGAAGAACCCATTAGGATTTGATATGGATCCAGATATGTTTCCTTGGAGACGGGGCACTGACTCATAGAGCTTCTACTCTCCTAATGACCTTCTTGGTTTCCTCATTCTCCATTAAAGTAACAAATGTTGGTCCTCAGGAAGGCTACAATTGTGAGATTCTACTAATATTactaacattaatatttgcaattaataataatagaataataGATAATTAGATAGGTTTCACTTGGCTGaaagggttgccaggagaaagactcttctctctaaaaagatcATAGCAGCATAATGTAGGTTTTCAAATTTGCATCTAAATAAACCACAAAACGTCTGGAATAAGATCCTTAGGACAGACGACGACAAAGTGAAGCCATCTGGCCACaatgcacagcaccacatctggagaaaaccaaacacaaacaaactgggtcatgcaagaGGACAatgatggctgaaaaagaaaagaatcggTGTTTGGCTTTATAATGCATGGCATGGAGTGCAATACATGCATCTAAAATATTGTGGAGTACAAGAAAGTAGTATTACACAATACAAGTACCAACACAAACTCTCACATCTGGACACGTCCCTGAAACAGGGCAGGTATACGGCCTGGGAATACAAAGATGAGGATGGATAGATTACTAGAGGAAGGAAGAGGAAGTCAAGAGCAAATAAAAGCCTAATTCATCTGCCTCCCGAATCAGCTGTAAAATTTGCTGTCAAACTTATCAGTTAGGAGCtgctttaacaggaagagataaGATGCATAAATGGAGAGGAAGCGAGCGCACCGCACAACCACTGTAAACACAggtacacagaaacactgacagaTACGTCATTGTGTATCCACGAAATCAGCTCGAATAACACACAGCTCACACGCAGCTGTGAGCTGACAGAATCCCAGTTCAGCCTCTGATTTCCTCTTTGATGGTGTCTTAGTTTCACCAGCTGCTCAAACATCCCACAGAGCTGAGCCGCGGTGAATAGTTATGGTCTATGTGCTCTGTGGAGAAATTTCAGCTCCGAGCAATCCGTGTAATCATTTTTGTCTCATCtaacttttttatgtttttcaaagATTTTTGCACACAGAACATAAGAAGAAAATAACCTGATGGTTTGAAGAAGTGGTGGAAAATGGAAGTTGCTTCCAGAACTgttagaaagaaattatttgatTAATGAAGCACATGATCAGGAGGCTCATCCAtaatgagaataaataattgcaGCTGGATTGTTTAAAATGAGCTCATGCTTAAAATTTTGTGATTGGTTTTAAAGATGTGCTGTTTGGTGAGGACCAAAAGTTCTTAATTGAAACCACAAACGACTAAAATCCATTTTGACCCATGAATCATAAAATATGAACCGTTATCTGTtgtcataaaacaaaacaagtgtgGTGTTTACCGCCGTTGCTGGGCAGAGCTTTTACTTCCTCCCTCCGTTCTGTTCTTGCTGCAGGTGGGACTGTATCCTGACGATGGCGGACAGCTCGCAGTGTTTCTACTGCCGCGAGGACCTCGGGGGGAAGAGGTTCGTCCGTAACGAGGGGAGGCCGGTGTGCGTTCGCTGCCACACAAAGTTCTGCGCCAACTCCTGCGCCGAGTGCCACCGTCCCATCTCCGTGGAAACAAAGGTGTCTTATCGAGCTGCATTTCTCTGTGTGGACTTAGAAGTTTTGGTATTTCCTGCCACCTGCGTCCAGCTGTCAtccaaaaaaaccctccaaaaaaTCTCTCCGTTTTCCTCCATCAGGAGCTCAGCCACAAGGGCCGATACTGGCACGAGGAGTGTTTCCGCTGTGCAAAGTGTTACAAGCCTCTGGCTAAGGAGCCCTTCAGCACCAAGGATGACCGCATCATGTGTGGGAAGTGCTGCTCCAGAGAGGATGCTCCACGCTGCCACGGCTGTTATAAACCCATACTGGCGGGTACGACTGATCACATTCACACCAATGCTCTGTAGAGGGTGGCCCACTGATCTGCTTGTCTTGTGTGATTAAAAAACCAAAGAGTTAGCTggaaaaagtcattttcaaAATAGTTTCTTCATCAGAACATCTAAATATATACATGATTTAGGGCAGTACGGGTGTACTGACTATTATAGTGTCaaactattgttaaataaaaggACTCATGCAGGCCTAAAAATGTCCTCTGTACTACTGTATTTATTCAGCATTAGCAGTAATAATCCTTCTCCTCTCCCCTGCAGGAACAGAGAGCGTGGAGTACAAAGGGAACTCGTGGCACGACGAGTGTTTCACCTGTTACAGCTGTAAACGACCAATAGGATCACAGAATTTTCTCTCCAAAGGAAGTGACATTTACTGCAGCCCCTGCTATGATGACAAATTCGCTAAACACTGCGTGAGCTGCAAGAAGGTAATTTCTCTCACACAGGGAACCAGGCCACCCTCATATCACCAAGATCACTTTGAAGTCACATTTTTATAGCAATTTTAGGCACGCtgccatttaaatgtttaattgtgttcattgttttatttttatttgctttgacATGTCAAAATTCCTTTAATAAGCAGGCTGTAATAGTGCAATAATTCATAAAATCTTAATCTTTGGATACTTaggatcattttttttctgtcagggAAATCTGCAGCCTAATTGCATTTTAGCCTTTTACCCCATTACACTAATGACTGACCAgattattaataaattattgCTTCATTTGTACTTTTAACTCGACTATTTAATTCATACCAAACTATGCTAAATGtaacaaatgtggaagccactGTATCTCACTTGGTTGAGCAGGCGAACCATGCAGTATGTCATGGGGCTACTGCAGAGGCTGCTTACAGCAACCTGCTTGTTCTCTTAAGTTTCCTGCCTTCTCTCCACTGTCGTCTCTAAATCAAGGCTAAAATAAACccaaggaaaatatttaaacaaatctCGGATGGAGATGTTATTTTAACAGTAATTAAACTACTCAAAGATTATTTTAATTGGATGGTAAAACATCCCTTAACTTCTATCTCCAGCCTATAACCTCTGGAGGAGTGAACTACCAGGACCAGCCGTGGCACAGCCACTGTTTCGTGTGCAGCTCCTGCGCAAAGCCTCTGGCAGGGACGAGTTTCACCAACCACCAGGAGCAGGTCTTCTGTGTCGACTGCTACAAGACCTCCGTGGCCAAGAAGTGCAGCGGCTGCCAGAACCCCATCACAGGTTAGCTTTATACCTGAATTCCTTCTAAACACCAGCGCTTTCACAATGAGAGCATGTTCTCACTCGTTAGTCTAAGTCTTAATACAACATGGTGTTTGTTTTGTAAGTGATGGCTCTATTAGAGTCAAAAGGAGGTTAAAGCAGGTGGCACTTTACCATTCGAATGACATTTTAGCTGGTGTAGTGCGCAGTATCTGCTGTGTCCATAAAAACTCAGCTAAAGTGTTTGCAACAAATATTATTGCATCACAGTGGCTACATCCTTCTTTCATATGCAGTCTGTGATATTGCAGCATGAAAGACTGGACCGACTAACAAGTAAACACAGATCTCAGCTGAGATCTGAGTTCTTAGTTAAACTCGTGgcattaaaataaacacaacagGTAAATGGAAGCTGTACCAGAACCATAACTATGACTGAGTGCACTCAGCTACCAGGTAAgtaagaaagaaagggaagttTGTCTTTATAGCACTTTTCCAGAGAAAGAATAGTTAAATGCACATGCCAAAAGCAACATAGGCACACAAACACTACGCAAACACCTGCatgaacagatgagttttaagctgctttttaaaggatgACACAGAGAGTCAAAGGTGCAAAGAGAGGTGTAGGTGGGGGGGACCTCACAccatgatgttaaaaaaaacctaataactatttgaagataaaaaattaaatctttAGATGATTTTAAGGTGTTTTGTAACTTTTCATCTGACGGATCCAGATGTGCTTTAAGGCAATTCAAATACAGCTGATGTCTTTACTGATTAAGACCAGCAGGTGGCACACAAAGGTAGACCAAAGACACTGTCTAACTCCCCTCtgctcttctctcctctcagGTTTTGGTAAAGGGGTGAATGTGGTGAACTATGAGGGCAGCTCCTGGCATGAATACTGCTTCAACTGTAAGAAGTGCTCCCTCAGTTTGTCCAACAAGCGTTTCGTAGCCAAGGGAAAAGACATCCTCTGCACTGACTGCGGCAACAAGTAGAGACGGACGACTTTATGCCCGTTTCAAAATGATGTAAACCTATTCCCCTGCATTCTTCTCCTTTCTATCACCAAGCTGGCCTTCACATCCTGTCCGCTCCGGCATTATATCCCCTCTGATAATAATgtgaataatgaaataaaataaagtaaataaataaggtGATAGAGTCTACAGTGCTCCCCTTGGTAAAGCAAATGTGTTTGGCGAAACAAAGCACTCAGACCATGACTCTGCTGGAGGACgggttaataaaataataataataatttaaaaaaagaataaaaggatgtaaccttacctgtttgttttttgttgttgttgtttttacatgcCAGCAAGCATCTTATTTCAATATTCTGTTTATTATCCAGCTGAAATCTTGGAAGATTAATTGATGTGAGTACTTTAACCTGCTCTGATGTTAAGTGACGTCTACGTCTGAAAATGAGAAACTCTGAGTCCGGCAGCGGCACGTGTCAGACTTGTATTACATTAAAAT from Astatotilapia calliptera chromosome 10, fAstCal1.2, whole genome shotgun sequence harbors:
- the fhl1b gene encoding four and a half LIM domains protein 1b, yielding MADSSQCFYCREDLGGKRFVRNEGRPVCVRCHTKFCANSCAECHRPISVETKELSHKGRYWHEECFRCAKCYKPLAKEPFSTKDDRIMCGKCCSREDAPRCHGCYKPILAGTESVEYKGNSWHDECFTCYSCKRPIGSQNFLSKGSDIYCSPCYDDKFAKHCVSCKKPITSGGVNYQDQPWHSHCFVCSSCAKPLAGTSFTNHQEQVFCVDCYKTSVAKKCSGCQNPITGFGKGVNVVNYEGSSWHEYCFNCKKCSLSLSNKRFVAKGKDILCTDCGNK